One genomic region from Sphingobacterium multivorum encodes:
- a CDS encoding 7-carboxy-7-deazaguanine synthase QueE, giving the protein MSNQVPEDGTLLPLMEEFYTIQGEGYHTGTAAYFIRLGGCDVGCHWCDVKESWDASIHPLTAADSIIENAKKYPAKTVVITGGEPLIYNLDYLTKGLHEAGIKTFIETSGAYPLSGEWDWICLSPKKFKAPRKDVLEAAGELKVIVFNKSDFAWGEEYAQLVGPNCRLYLQPEWSKSKEMTPSIIDYVKENPKWDISLQTHKFLNIP; this is encoded by the coding sequence ATGTCAAATCAAGTACCAGAAGACGGAACACTATTACCCCTAATGGAAGAATTTTACACGATTCAGGGAGAAGGCTACCATACCGGGACTGCTGCTTATTTCATACGATTGGGTGGTTGCGATGTTGGCTGCCATTGGTGCGATGTAAAGGAAAGCTGGGATGCATCTATCCACCCCCTTACAGCCGCAGATTCGATTATCGAAAATGCAAAGAAATATCCGGCAAAAACAGTTGTCATTACGGGTGGCGAACCGCTTATTTATAATTTGGATTACCTAACAAAAGGGCTTCATGAGGCAGGGATTAAAACGTTTATTGAAACCTCTGGTGCATATCCTCTGAGTGGTGAATGGGACTGGATATGTTTATCTCCAAAAAAATTCAAAGCACCACGCAAAGATGTGTTAGAAGCTGCTGGTGAACTTAAAGTTATCGTCTTCAATAAAAGCGATTTCGCTTGGGGAGAAGAATATGCACAACTTGTAGGGCCAAACTGCAGATTATACCTTCAACCTGAATGGTCGAAATCTAAAGAAATGACACCTTCTATTATTGATTACGTAAAAGAAAACCCTAAATGGGATATTTCACTACAAACACATAAGTTTTTAAACATTCCTTAA
- the rpmI gene encoding 50S ribosomal protein L35, with translation MPKVKTNSSAKKRFKLTGTGKIARKNAFKSHILTKKSTKRKRNLTQTSYVSDGDMGNVKRMLAIGK, from the coding sequence ATGCCAAAAGTTAAAACCAATTCCAGCGCAAAGAAACGTTTCAAATTGACTGGAACAGGTAAAATTGCAAGAAAAAACGCTTTCAAAAGCCACATCTTGACAAAAAAGAGCACAAAACGTAAACGTAACTTAACACAAACAAGTTATGTATCTGATGGCGATATGGGCAACGTAAAACGTATGCTTGCTATCGGTAAATAA
- the thrS gene encoding threonine--tRNA ligase has protein sequence MIKITLPDGSVREYQKGITAAEIALSISEGLARNVLAAEVNGEVWDSARAIEDDATVKLLTWNDTKGKSTFWHSSAHLLAEALEALYPGIKFGIGPAIETGFYYDVDFGDREFSSDDFKAIEDKMLELAKRKETFERKAVSKSDALAYFTEKGDEYKLDLIKDLEDGKITFYTQGEFTDLCRGPHIPNTGFIKAIKLTNVAGAYWRGDESRKQLTRIYGVTFPKASELTEYLKFIEEAKKRDHRKLGKELELFAFSEKVGAGLPLWLPKGAALRQKLIDFLQKAQLNSGYEPVVTPHIGHKQLYVTSGHYEKYGADSFQPIKTPIEGEEFLLKPMNCPHHCEIYKVKPRSYKDLPVRFAEFGTVYRYEQSGELHGLTRVRGFTQDDAHLFCRPDQVKDEFKKVIDLVLYVFGALGFNDYTAQVSLRDPENRTKYIGTDENWALAESAIIEAAEEKGLPTVVEYGEAAFYGPKLDFMVKDALGRKWQLGTIQVDYNLPERFELEYTGSDNMKHRPVMIHRAPFGSLERFVAVLIEHCAGQFPLWLAPEQFIVLPVSEKYEEYAQNVLNSLNNSDIRGLIDLRDEKVGRKIRDAEVKKLPYMLIVGEKEVENGTVSVRKHGSVELGTMTAEAFRDILIKEITV, from the coding sequence ATGATTAAAATTACACTACCGGATGGTTCCGTAAGAGAGTATCAAAAAGGAATCACTGCTGCAGAGATTGCGTTATCCATCTCAGAGGGGCTTGCAAGAAACGTCCTTGCTGCCGAAGTAAATGGTGAGGTGTGGGATTCTGCCCGTGCTATTGAAGATGATGCTACTGTTAAGTTATTAACCTGGAATGATACCAAAGGTAAATCCACTTTTTGGCATTCTTCAGCCCACTTATTGGCTGAGGCTTTGGAGGCATTGTATCCGGGGATTAAATTTGGTATTGGTCCCGCGATTGAAACCGGATTTTACTACGATGTTGATTTTGGTGATCGTGAATTCTCGTCTGATGACTTTAAAGCCATCGAAGACAAGATGCTGGAGCTGGCTAAACGGAAAGAAACATTTGAACGCAAAGCTGTTTCGAAATCTGATGCATTGGCTTACTTTACTGAAAAAGGAGATGAGTATAAGCTAGATTTAATCAAAGACTTGGAAGATGGAAAGATTACTTTCTACACGCAAGGGGAATTTACAGATTTATGTCGTGGCCCTCATATTCCAAATACTGGGTTTATCAAAGCGATTAAATTGACTAATGTTGCCGGTGCTTACTGGAGAGGTGATGAGTCTCGCAAACAGTTGACACGTATTTACGGTGTTACGTTCCCTAAGGCATCGGAGCTTACAGAGTATTTGAAATTTATAGAAGAGGCGAAAAAACGCGATCACCGTAAACTTGGGAAAGAGTTGGAACTTTTTGCTTTTTCTGAAAAAGTTGGTGCAGGTTTGCCACTTTGGTTGCCTAAAGGAGCTGCATTACGTCAAAAGCTTATAGACTTCTTGCAGAAAGCACAGTTAAACTCAGGGTATGAGCCTGTTGTTACGCCGCATATCGGACATAAGCAGTTATATGTGACTTCTGGACACTATGAGAAATATGGCGCGGATTCATTTCAACCAATAAAGACTCCTATCGAAGGAGAAGAGTTTTTGTTAAAACCAATGAATTGTCCGCATCATTGTGAAATTTATAAAGTAAAACCACGCTCGTATAAGGACTTACCGGTTCGCTTTGCTGAGTTTGGTACTGTATATCGTTACGAGCAATCTGGTGAGCTTCACGGTTTGACAAGGGTTCGTGGGTTTACGCAAGATGATGCGCATTTGTTTTGTCGTCCTGATCAGGTTAAAGATGAATTCAAAAAGGTAATAGACTTGGTTCTTTATGTATTTGGAGCGTTAGGCTTTAATGATTATACAGCACAAGTGTCATTACGTGACCCTGAAAACCGTACAAAATATATTGGTACTGACGAAAATTGGGCTTTGGCTGAGTCTGCGATTATTGAGGCTGCTGAAGAGAAAGGCTTACCGACAGTCGTGGAATATGGAGAGGCAGCTTTCTATGGTCCTAAGTTAGACTTTATGGTGAAGGATGCTTTAGGACGGAAGTGGCAATTAGGTACAATACAGGTCGATTACAATTTACCTGAGCGTTTTGAATTGGAATATACTGGAAGTGATAATATGAAGCATCGTCCAGTAATGATCCACCGTGCACCTTTTGGATCTTTGGAACGTTTTGTAGCTGTACTAATCGAACATTGTGCGGGTCAATTCCCGTTATGGCTTGCACCTGAGCAATTTATCGTCTTGCCAGTGTCAGAAAAATACGAAGAATATGCGCAAAATGTTTTGAATTCGCTAAATAATTCCGATATTCGCGGACTGATAGACTTACGTGACGAGAAAGTGGGCAGAAAAATCAGAGACGCCGAAGTGAAAAAGCTTCCTTATATGTTGATTGTAGGGGAAAAAGAGGTGGAAAATGGCACAGTTTCTGTACGTAAACATGGCTCAGTGGAATTGGGAACAATGACTGCTGAGGCATTTAGAGATATATTAATTAAGGAAATAACCGTTTAA
- the rplT gene encoding 50S ribosomal protein L20 has translation MPRSVNAVASRRRRKKILGLAKGYFGSRSKVYTIAKNTVEKGLQYAYRDRKTKKREFRALWIQRINAGARQHGISYSQLIGKLNAKNIGLNRKVLADLALNNPEAFKAVVDAVK, from the coding sequence ATGCCACGTTCGGTTAACGCAGTAGCTTCTAGAAGAAGACGCAAAAAAATCCTAGGCCTTGCAAAAGGTTACTTTGGATCACGTAGCAAAGTTTATACTATTGCTAAAAATACAGTAGAAAAAGGTTTACAATACGCTTACCGCGATCGTAAAACCAAAAAACGCGAGTTTAGAGCTTTATGGATTCAACGTATCAACGCTGGAGCTCGTCAACACGGAATTTCTTATTCCCAATTGATCGGTAAATTAAACGCTAAGAATATTGGTTTGAACCGTAAGGTTTTAGCTGACTTAGCTTTAAATAACCCAGAAGCTTTCAAAGCAGTTGTAGACGCAGTAAAATAG
- the infC gene encoding translation initiation factor IF-3, with product MALKRPGGPRPPMRKKEPDHRINELIKVPEVRLVGDNVEQGVYPTRKALELADELELDLVEISPNAVPPVCKIIDYSKFVYEQKKKQKEIKANAKQTVIKEIRFGPNSGEHDFEFKLKHAIKFLESGEKVRAYVHFKGRAIVHKDQGEILLLRFAQALEDYGKVELLPKLEGKRMFLTVAPKAPKK from the coding sequence TTGGCATTAAAAAGACCCGGTGGTCCAAGACCACCAATGAGAAAGAAAGAACCAGATCACCGCATTAATGAGTTAATCAAGGTACCGGAGGTGCGCTTGGTAGGAGATAATGTGGAACAAGGAGTTTACCCTACGCGCAAAGCGTTAGAGTTGGCTGATGAGTTGGAACTTGATTTAGTGGAGATTTCGCCAAATGCTGTACCGCCGGTTTGTAAGATTATCGACTACAGTAAGTTTGTTTACGAACAGAAGAAGAAACAAAAGGAAATCAAAGCTAATGCAAAACAGACTGTTATTAAAGAAATTCGTTTCGGACCTAACTCTGGTGAGCATGATTTTGAGTTCAAATTGAAACATGCTATTAAGTTTCTAGAAAGTGGAGAGAAAGTTCGCGCTTATGTACACTTCAAAGGTCGCGCTATTGTACACAAGGATCAAGGTGAGATCTTGTTGTTGCGCTTCGCTCAGGCCTTGGAAGACTACGGTAAAGTAGAGCTTTTGCCCAAATTAGAAGGTAAACGCATGTTTTTGACAGTAGCTCCAAAGGCTCCTAAAAAATAA